One region of Limnospira fusiformis SAG 85.79 genomic DNA includes:
- a CDS encoding DUF751 family protein → MQDFFQNVSRYPRYLITFTLGIFYFLFERLKPLLNRPVTAIALLGLLISVFLFTYFTLKGMLGLNAV, encoded by the coding sequence ATGCAAGACTTTTTTCAGAATGTATCCCGCTATCCCCGCTACCTGATCACCTTTACTCTGGGGATTTTTTATTTCCTGTTTGAACGTCTCAAACCTCTTTTAAACCGTCCCGTGACAGCGATCGCCCTGTTAGGTTTACTGATAAGTGTCTTCTTATTTACCTACTTTACCCTCAAAGGAATGTTAGGCTTGAATGCAGTTTAG
- a CDS encoding ABC transporter ATP-binding protein, with translation MAKLELKNLRKQFAHNVIPVKDVSVNVNDGEFLTLLGPSGCGKSTLLRMIAGLDEPTQGQVILGGEDLTNIPPGKRNMAMVFQSYALYPHMTVYENISTSLKLRKVDSIEIEKRVNDVSNRLGIQHLLERKPGQLSGGQRQRVALARSLVRNPDVFLLDEPLSNLDALLREQVRADLKQLFESQQKPVVYVTHDQTEAMTLSSKIAVLYDGYLQQLASPTEIYMQPANRFVAGFVGSPQMNLLTLDCHDNQAILGEFGLTLPYLQTSPKAVVFGIRPEDVSLGEEADADLVEGQVYLIEDLGKEKLLSVRINGSEQTLRAVIPADLLWESEQVKLSLSRKQMHWFDLESGDRLN, from the coding sequence ATGGCTAAATTAGAACTCAAAAACCTGCGTAAACAATTCGCTCATAATGTCATCCCCGTTAAAGATGTAAGTGTTAATGTTAATGATGGGGAGTTTCTCACTCTTCTGGGTCCCTCTGGTTGTGGGAAATCAACCCTATTAAGGATGATTGCTGGGTTAGATGAACCCACCCAGGGTCAGGTAATTTTAGGGGGAGAAGATTTAACCAATATTCCCCCTGGTAAACGCAATATGGCGATGGTATTTCAGAGTTATGCGTTATATCCTCACATGACGGTTTATGAAAACATTTCAACCTCTTTGAAATTGCGGAAAGTTGATAGCATAGAAATTGAAAAACGGGTTAATGATGTATCGAACCGTTTGGGAATTCAACATCTATTAGAGCGTAAACCCGGACAACTTTCGGGGGGTCAGCGTCAGCGGGTGGCTTTAGCCCGATCGCTAGTGCGTAACCCTGATGTTTTCCTGTTAGATGAACCTCTGAGTAATTTGGATGCGCTGTTGCGGGAACAAGTCCGCGCCGACCTCAAACAGTTATTTGAATCTCAACAAAAACCTGTGGTTTATGTCACCCATGACCAAACGGAAGCCATGACTCTTTCTAGTAAAATTGCGGTACTTTATGATGGGTATTTGCAGCAGTTAGCCTCTCCTACTGAGATTTATATGCAGCCGGCTAATCGGTTTGTAGCCGGATTTGTGGGGAGTCCTCAAATGAATTTATTAACCTTAGACTGTCACGACAATCAGGCAATTTTAGGAGAGTTTGGTTTAACTTTACCTTATTTACAAACTTCCCCAAAAGCTGTGGTTTTTGGGATTCGTCCAGAGGATGTATCTTTAGGAGAAGAAGCCGATGCCGATCTAGTTGAAGGACAGGTCTATTTAATTGAAGACTTGGGGAAAGAAAAACTTTTGAGTGTCCGCATTAACGGCTCTGAACAAACTCTGCGGGCGGTGATTCCGGCTGACCTACTTTGGGAAAGTGAACAGGTAAAATTAAGCCTATCTCGAAAACAGATGCACTGGTTTGATCTCGAATCAGGCGATCGCCTAAATTAA
- a CDS encoding carbohydrate ABC transporter permease, producing MTVANQSSETDSKSQINWGRIFLWIGVILTIIFCLAPVLWQLLTSLKTNESISTIPNVYFPSLDQLTFQHYQSLGWHFLRYVFNSALVSLISTFLCLGVGAPAAYTLTRLKIPGENVILGFVLIISLFPYVLLFLGLLEIVKFMGLGNNYIALIIPYTAINLPLTILVLRSFFQQLPKDLEDSAKIDGYGTVGMLLQIVLPMTIPALVTTGILTFIFAWNEFIFALTFISREEMYTIPVAVAQIGGASIFEIPYGPIAAATVTGTIPLVILVLMFQRRIVQGITAGAVKG from the coding sequence ATGACCGTTGCTAATCAATCCTCAGAAACTGATAGCAAAAGCCAAATCAACTGGGGTCGGATTTTTCTGTGGATAGGTGTGATTCTCACCATCATATTTTGTCTAGCGCCCGTGTTATGGCAGTTGCTAACTTCTTTAAAAACCAATGAATCTATTTCCACCATTCCCAATGTTTATTTTCCCAGTCTGGATCAACTCACCTTTCAACACTATCAAAGTTTAGGCTGGCACTTTCTGCGCTATGTGTTTAATAGTGCTTTAGTTTCGCTCATTTCAACCTTTCTATGTTTAGGAGTTGGGGCCCCCGCCGCCTACACCCTAACTAGATTAAAAATACCCGGAGAAAATGTGATCCTCGGCTTTGTCCTAATTATCAGTTTGTTTCCCTATGTTCTCCTATTTTTAGGGTTGCTGGAAATTGTCAAATTTATGGGATTAGGTAACAACTACATCGCCCTAATTATCCCCTACACTGCCATTAATTTACCCCTGACAATTTTGGTCTTGAGAAGTTTTTTCCAACAACTACCAAAAGACCTAGAAGACTCCGCCAAAATTGACGGATATGGAACCGTTGGGATGCTGTTACAGATAGTTCTACCCATGACCATACCTGCTTTAGTAACCACCGGAATTCTCACCTTTATTTTCGCCTGGAATGAGTTTATTTTTGCTCTCACCTTTATCAGCCGCGAAGAAATGTATACCATTCCGGTAGCCGTTGCACAAATTGGAGGTGCATCTATTTTTGAAATCCCCTATGGTCCTATTGCTGCTGCTACCGTAACTGGAACTATTCCCCTGGTTATTTTAGTGTTAATGTTCCAACGTCGTATTGTTCAAGGAATCACAGCCGGCGCTGTCAAAGGCTAA
- a CDS encoding carbohydrate ABC transporter permease: MNERINNQMERQEKLTGWILIAPALIILGFVFIYPIGRAFWLSLFTNNLGTQLQPIFAGLSNYQRLIGDGRFWQTMWNTSVFTIISIFLELVIGMGIALVLNQAFFGRGFVRTSSLIPWALPTAVMGLAWAWIFNDQYGVVNDILTRLGFIDSPITWLGDPTRAMLAMIIADVWKTTPFIAIILLAGLQSISSDLYEAHAIDGANQWQSFWQITIPLVMPQIIIALLFRFAQAFGIFDLVQVMTGGGPGGATETVSIYIYATVRRYLDFGYGAALVVVTFLLLILAVAIAAFFLSRTRLNVMGGK, translated from the coding sequence ATGAATGAAAGAATTAACAATCAGATGGAACGCCAAGAGAAACTCACCGGATGGATCTTAATAGCACCAGCTTTGATAATTCTTGGCTTTGTGTTTATTTATCCGATAGGTAGGGCATTTTGGTTGAGTTTATTTACCAATAATTTAGGCACTCAATTACAACCAATTTTTGCGGGATTATCCAACTATCAGCGCCTAATTGGAGATGGTCGATTTTGGCAAACCATGTGGAATACTAGCGTTTTTACCATCATCTCTATTTTCTTAGAATTGGTGATTGGTATGGGCATCGCATTAGTGCTAAATCAAGCCTTTTTTGGGCGAGGTTTTGTCCGCACATCTTCCCTAATTCCTTGGGCGTTACCTACAGCCGTGATGGGGTTAGCTTGGGCGTGGATTTTTAATGATCAGTATGGGGTAGTTAATGATATTCTGACCCGCTTAGGATTCATTGATAGCCCCATTACTTGGCTAGGCGATCCTACCCGCGCCATGTTAGCTATGATTATCGCTGATGTGTGGAAAACCACCCCTTTTATTGCCATTATTCTCCTAGCTGGTTTGCAGTCGATTTCTAGTGATTTATACGAAGCCCATGCTATTGATGGCGCTAACCAGTGGCAGAGTTTTTGGCAAATTACCATCCCCTTAGTTATGCCTCAAATTATCATTGCTTTACTGTTTCGGTTTGCCCAAGCATTTGGTATTTTTGACTTGGTGCAAGTCATGACTGGCGGGGGACCCGGTGGGGCTACAGAAACCGTGTCTATTTATATCTATGCTACGGTGCGCCGATATCTGGATTTTGGCTATGGTGCTGCCTTAGTTGTAGTCACCTTTTTACTGCTGATTTTAGCTGTGGCGATCGCTGCCTTTTTCCTATCAAGAACTCGCTTAAATGTTATGGGAGGTAAATAA
- a CDS encoding ABC transporter substrate-binding protein yields MLQKHRINRQINSRLLHLKYSRFWRNLGLAIASLLAVLCVIIPAFSQQPVTVRVLVQALEAAQWQPLVKDFNENHENIRLEVISGPNNTNLVEDLYTSAFLLGDSPYDLAYMDIVWVQKFAAAGWLSDLSNRVTPGQLQAYLEGDIDGGRYQDKLYRMPFRTDGGMLYYRTDLLEKIGAEPPDTFDELIEISQRLQEEDLAQWGYLWQGRQYEGLSAMFTEILEGSGGFWIDPDTQEVGLDKPEAIAAVQFLRDTITKNISPPGVTTYAEEETRRLFESGNTAFLRNWPYVYSLASNSDIAGNFAIKPMVHAPGKNSGACLGGWGFGIASTSRHKDEAWAVINFFNKPEVQRKYFLETGYVPSRISLFNDPPLVEKFPYLPNLLEVVQNPVLRPPIAQYAQASDILQRYLSAALTGSRTPEQAMQAASNETRALLNR; encoded by the coding sequence ATGTTACAGAAACACAGAATTAATCGTCAAATCAATAGCCGCTTACTTCATCTAAAATATTCGAGATTTTGGCGAAATTTGGGATTAGCGATCGCCAGTTTATTAGCGGTATTGTGCGTTATTATTCCCGCCTTTAGCCAACAACCCGTAACCGTGAGGGTGTTAGTCCAAGCCTTGGAAGCAGCCCAATGGCAACCCCTGGTTAAAGACTTTAATGAAAACCACGAAAATATCCGCCTAGAAGTCATCAGCGGCCCCAATAACACCAATTTAGTCGAAGACCTATATACCTCGGCTTTTTTACTCGGAGATTCTCCCTACGATCTCGCTTATATGGATATCGTTTGGGTACAAAAGTTTGCAGCAGCCGGGTGGTTATCTGATTTATCGAATCGGGTGACTCCAGGACAGTTACAGGCGTATTTAGAAGGGGATATTGACGGGGGACGCTATCAAGATAAACTTTACCGAATGCCTTTCCGTACAGACGGAGGAATGCTGTATTATCGGACTGATTTATTAGAAAAAATTGGCGCAGAACCTCCGGACACTTTCGATGAATTAATAGAGATATCCCAAAGGCTACAAGAAGAAGATTTAGCCCAATGGGGTTATTTGTGGCAAGGTAGACAATATGAAGGTTTATCGGCTATGTTTACCGAAATTTTAGAAGGTTCTGGAGGATTTTGGATCGACCCAGATACCCAAGAAGTCGGGTTAGATAAACCGGAAGCGATCGCCGCTGTGCAATTTCTCCGAGATACCATTACCAAAAACATTTCTCCCCCTGGAGTTACCACCTACGCCGAAGAAGAAACCCGCCGCCTATTTGAAAGTGGTAATACTGCCTTTTTAAGAAACTGGCCTTATGTTTATTCCCTCGCCTCCAACTCAGACATAGCCGGAAATTTTGCCATTAAACCAATGGTACACGCCCCCGGTAAAAATAGTGGTGCTTGTTTAGGAGGTTGGGGATTTGGCATTGCCTCCACTTCTCGCCATAAAGACGAAGCCTGGGCGGTTATCAACTTCTTTAATAAACCAGAAGTTCAGCGCAAATATTTTTTAGAAACTGGTTATGTTCCCTCCAGAATATCTCTATTTAATGACCCGCCATTAGTCGAGAAGTTTCCCTATCTTCCCAACTTATTGGAAGTAGTGCAGAACCCAGTTTTAAGGCCTCCGATCGCTCAATATGCCCAGGCTTCTGATATTTTGCAACGGTATCTCAGCGCCGCCCTAACCGGAAGCAGAACCCCAGAACAAGCCATGCAAGCTGCCTCCAATGAAACCCGCGCCTTGTTGAATCGATAA